A section of the Pseudovibrio sp. M1P-2-3 genome encodes:
- a CDS encoding DUF1906 domain-containing protein has product MSNNSEYAVDTAGNAVPSISALKQYNVVAVGRYLSLSAWKRLSEGEAQQLLDAGLSLFTVYEDANNAASCFTSALGEKDAKVAIDQAQNMIGQPYGSGIYFAVDYDASQEDYESHIKPYFVAVNQVFRSQGNPFIVGAYGSGLICSNLLSDNLTKYTWLSMSKGFSGYSEFLGSGQWNLSQQYCQESQSFDTDLINPEKPNFGAFDRITMPAAQ; this is encoded by the coding sequence ATGTCAAATAACTCAGAGTATGCCGTGGATACCGCAGGCAATGCTGTTCCCAGTATCAGTGCGCTCAAGCAGTACAATGTAGTCGCTGTCGGGCGATACCTCTCGCTTAGTGCATGGAAACGGCTTTCGGAGGGAGAGGCGCAACAACTTCTTGATGCCGGTCTGTCTTTGTTTACCGTTTATGAGGATGCAAATAATGCCGCTTCATGCTTCACTTCCGCGCTGGGCGAGAAAGATGCAAAAGTTGCTATAGACCAGGCGCAGAACATGATCGGCCAGCCTTATGGAAGCGGTATCTACTTTGCAGTTGATTACGATGCCTCTCAAGAGGATTACGAGTCCCACATCAAACCGTATTTTGTAGCTGTAAATCAAGTGTTTCGCAGTCAGGGAAACCCGTTCATTGTGGGCGCTTATGGCAGCGGTCTCATCTGCTCCAACCTTCTTTCAGATAACTTGACCAAATACACTTGGCTCAGCATGTCTAAGGGGTTCAGCGGGTACAGCGAGTTTTTGGGCAGTGGACAGTGGAACCTCAGCCAGCAGTACTGTCAAGAATCTCAATCCTTCGATACAGACTTGATCAATCCGGAAAAGCCAAACTTCGGTGCCTTTGACCGAATTACCATGCCTGCTGCCCAGTGA
- a CDS encoding class I SAM-dependent methyltransferase — translation MSNEAANSPIKATTAGMVGQQFYDKNSTPQWNTIAHVLPWLGEAVKELPSETQFRLVDIGCSEGGNSMRMLDHVVKALRENHSGPISIVESDLPSNDYSKILEAMGYRSTPPFTDPLVFGGIVSGSMYDQLLPAHSAHLITTFNAIGFLSHRPVERIKNHIVCAKKRPTLNVENANEEHFGTFLQCAHNDLELFLQARAHELVSGGKLLVQVFGKDDRIKNALTIFEAPNDALIELVEKGEISRDIYERYYHPVTFRTLDQLLAPVTAGTGKFASAFKIERTESYEVQLPFVEQFKKDGNVEQYAHQMTNFFRAFMEAVLKEALEETGRAEELVEAVFKRSEELIVQYPDRYQFHYVSVAMLLTYTGE, via the coding sequence ATGAGCAACGAAGCGGCTAATTCCCCCATTAAGGCAACAACAGCTGGAATGGTTGGTCAACAATTCTACGATAAAAACTCCACGCCACAATGGAATACAATTGCCCACGTTCTTCCATGGTTAGGGGAGGCAGTCAAAGAGCTGCCTTCGGAAACACAGTTCCGCCTTGTTGACATTGGCTGCTCTGAGGGTGGTAATTCCATGCGGATGCTGGATCATGTTGTCAAAGCTTTGCGCGAAAACCACTCCGGCCCCATTTCCATTGTTGAAAGCGACCTACCAAGCAACGATTACTCCAAAATTTTAGAGGCTATGGGGTATAGGTCCACACCTCCATTTACCGACCCTTTAGTTTTTGGCGGGATCGTCAGCGGCTCCATGTATGACCAGCTCTTGCCAGCTCATTCCGCGCACTTGATTACAACTTTTAATGCAATAGGTTTTCTTTCTCATCGCCCTGTTGAGCGAATTAAAAACCACATTGTGTGCGCGAAAAAACGCCCCACCTTGAATGTAGAAAATGCGAATGAAGAGCATTTTGGTACATTTCTGCAGTGCGCTCACAATGATCTGGAGCTGTTTCTTCAGGCACGCGCGCATGAGCTGGTGAGTGGCGGCAAACTTCTTGTTCAGGTCTTTGGGAAAGACGATAGGATCAAGAACGCGCTAACAATATTCGAAGCCCCAAATGACGCCCTGATAGAACTGGTGGAAAAAGGAGAGATCTCCCGGGACATCTATGAGAGATACTACCACCCAGTGACGTTCAGAACACTGGATCAGTTGCTGGCCCCTGTTACAGCTGGAACCGGCAAGTTCGCTTCAGCCTTTAAAATAGAACGAACGGAATCCTATGAGGTGCAGCTCCCGTTTGTGGAGCAGTTCAAGAAGGATGGAAATGTGGAGCAATACGCCCACCAAATGACAAACTTCTTCCGGGCGTTCATGGAAGCCGTTCTCAAAGAGGCACTGGAAGAAACCGGGAGGGCAGAAGAGCTTGTTGAGGCCGTGTTTAAACGATCGGAAGAACTTATTGTCCAGTACCCTGATCGCTACCAGTTCCATTACGTGAGCGTCGCAATGTTGCTGACTTATACAGGAGAGTAA
- the cynS gene encoding cyanase, giving the protein MNKLEVTEFIFERKRRTGLSWSQIAEVAGLSEVFTVSACLGMNSFPLENAKKITQLLDLPEAAEAALTQYPTKTFAQIIPSDPCIYRFYEIVGVYGETLKELIQEKGGDGIMSAIDFDMSVEKIPHEKGDRIQVVMSGKFLPYSRW; this is encoded by the coding sequence ATGAATAAACTTGAGGTAACCGAATTTATTTTTGAGCGTAAGCGTAGAACCGGTTTGAGCTGGTCTCAGATTGCCGAAGTCGCAGGCCTTTCTGAAGTTTTCACCGTTTCCGCCTGTCTTGGGATGAACAGCTTTCCACTTGAGAACGCGAAGAAGATAACCCAGCTTTTGGATTTACCAGAGGCGGCGGAGGCAGCTCTTACCCAGTACCCGACCAAAACCTTTGCACAAATAATACCCAGTGATCCCTGTATCTACCGCTTCTACGAGATTGTTGGCGTTTATGGAGAGACTTTGAAGGAGCTTATTCAGGAGAAGGGCGGGGACGGCATTATGAGTGCAATTGATTTTGATATGTCCGTTGAAAAAATCCCCCATGAAAAGGGAGATAGAATTCAGGTGGTCATGAGTGGCAAGTTTCTCCCCTATAGTCGGTGGTAG
- a CDS encoding SDR family NAD(P)-dependent oxidoreductase, translating into MTKHALVTGGNRGIGRAIAQGLLEKGLSVTIGCRKPEEAQKAANALPCDYVELDVSNKESIKSIGDQIAPVDVLVNNAGVLFNRPCLTHPEDFEACMAVMVHGPFELIGLLSPSMIQKGYGRIVNLSSDWGSFAHNLEGPGAYGIAKASLNALTLALSRELPDTVKINSMCPGWVRTQMGGESAIRTPEEGADTALWLATLHEGGPTGGFFRDRKPFPW; encoded by the coding sequence GTGACCAAGCATGCTCTTGTTACTGGAGGAAATCGTGGTATTGGGCGCGCAATTGCGCAAGGCCTGTTGGAAAAAGGGCTGAGCGTGACCATTGGCTGCCGCAAGCCTGAGGAGGCGCAAAAGGCAGCAAATGCTTTGCCCTGCGATTATGTGGAGCTGGATGTCTCCAATAAAGAATCCATCAAATCCATTGGTGACCAAATCGCTCCTGTGGATGTGCTTGTGAACAATGCGGGGGTTTTATTCAACCGCCCCTGCCTCACGCATCCGGAGGATTTCGAGGCGTGTATGGCTGTTATGGTGCACGGCCCCTTTGAGCTTATTGGCCTGCTCTCCCCTTCCATGATCCAAAAAGGATACGGGCGCATTGTGAACCTATCTTCTGACTGGGGATCATTTGCGCACAATCTTGAAGGACCGGGAGCCTATGGCATTGCCAAGGCATCTTTGAACGCCCTGACGCTGGCTTTATCCCGGGAACTACCTGATACCGTTAAAATCAACAGTATGTGCCCCGGTTGGGTCAGAACCCAAATGGGAGGGGAAAGCGCCATACGGACCCCTGAAGAGGGGGCCGACACAGCGCTTTGGTTGGCAACCCTTCACGAAGGTGGGCCAACGGGAGGCTTCTTTCGTGATAGAAAGCCATTCCCGTGGTAA
- a CDS encoding peptidoglycan-binding domain-containing protein, producing MLSLPSKLSWALALMVFSLPLSPAYSQSIYNNSGVPTQWRTIDTQDLLHTLGYFQDASDGRMGAATRVAITRFQLDNHFPATGYLTAQQFAVLSQKAAQARPKLPTPYQGVQHQLNTQTTSNVASSAARPKTFEEGDPFIGNWGSRCVHKYQTPPGKPKDSCELIVSKQGHNYKVTFLASTNGSNSRKICEVNAIMERGPIRYDPIHTYEDGLSGQLQNSFTFVTYERGALVLGGGLVAGFACGTYIMQGAYAFYGDE from the coding sequence ATGTTAAGTTTGCCTTCAAAGTTATCTTGGGCACTTGCCCTGATGGTTTTCAGCCTCCCGCTCTCCCCTGCTTATTCGCAAAGCATCTATAATAACTCGGGCGTACCAACCCAATGGCGTACCATTGATACACAAGACCTGTTACACACTCTTGGTTATTTTCAAGATGCAAGCGATGGGCGCATGGGAGCAGCCACCCGAGTGGCTATCACCCGTTTCCAACTGGATAACCACTTCCCGGCCACGGGCTATTTAACAGCACAGCAGTTCGCTGTTCTTTCTCAAAAAGCAGCGCAGGCTCGGCCCAAACTTCCCACGCCCTATCAAGGTGTACAGCATCAACTAAACACTCAAACGACCTCAAATGTAGCGTCTTCTGCAGCAAGGCCTAAAACCTTTGAAGAAGGGGACCCTTTCATTGGCAACTGGGGCAGCCGCTGTGTTCATAAATATCAAACCCCACCGGGGAAGCCTAAAGATTCATGCGAACTCATAGTTTCAAAGCAAGGGCACAACTATAAAGTCACATTTCTCGCTTCAACTAATGGCTCCAACTCTAGGAAAATCTGCGAGGTAAACGCAATTATGGAGCGCGGGCCCATTCGTTATGATCCTATCCATACCTATGAGGATGGCCTTTCCGGGCAACTTCAAAATAGCTTTACCTTTGTAACCTATGAAAGAGGCGCTCTTGTTTTAGGTGGCGGCTTGGTGGCTGGCTTTGCCTGTGGAACCTATATTATGCAAGGCGCCTATGCCTTTTATGGAGATGAGTAG
- a CDS encoding class I SAM-dependent methyltransferase, which translates to MSLPSAQTIKSATRGMRGGGFYDKNSGPQSNSISHILPWLEEAVADLPDAEHVRVADFGCAEGRNSLRAMGFIVDNLRRKHSGPVSIVESDVPSNDYTAILNAIAHRSAPPFTDPHVFGGVVSGSMYDQLLPPASTHLAMSFNAIAYMSRRPAERIKDHIIPGGIPSPSGKGKVTAKEFEICAKQARLDLEQFFEARAFELVKGGKLLVQCFARSTKFGEYPAPTNTLNEALIELVEAGKIPRDTYEKFYRASYLRDQAELLAPVTTGGKFSHLFHVDRFETYNVDVPAVVQFKRDNNTSEYAHQLANFVRAYTESDLYDALATTDHSTQLVEDVYMRIEEIIYQSPKHYEFQFHCHAILLTYLGDQGR; encoded by the coding sequence ATGAGCCTCCCTTCTGCCCAGACTATCAAGTCGGCAACCCGTGGCATGCGTGGTGGCGGGTTTTACGACAAGAACTCTGGCCCACAATCAAACAGCATCTCCCACATACTCCCCTGGCTGGAAGAGGCGGTTGCAGACCTGCCAGACGCCGAACATGTGCGTGTTGCTGACTTCGGTTGCGCTGAGGGGCGCAACTCCTTGCGCGCTATGGGGTTTATTGTAGATAATTTGCGCCGGAAGCATTCAGGTCCCGTTTCAATTGTAGAAAGCGATGTGCCAAGCAATGACTACACGGCAATTTTGAATGCAATTGCGCATAGGTCAGCCCCTCCCTTCACAGACCCCCATGTATTTGGAGGTGTTGTCAGCGGCTCGATGTATGACCAACTGCTCCCGCCAGCTTCAACTCATTTGGCCATGTCCTTCAATGCAATTGCCTATATGTCTCGCCGCCCAGCCGAGAGAATAAAGGACCACATAATCCCTGGCGGAATTCCCTCACCTTCCGGAAAAGGTAAGGTTACAGCCAAGGAGTTCGAAATCTGTGCCAAGCAGGCCCGTTTGGATTTGGAACAATTCTTTGAGGCCCGGGCCTTCGAGCTCGTTAAAGGGGGCAAATTATTGGTGCAGTGCTTTGCAAGAAGTACCAAGTTTGGAGAATACCCTGCCCCGACAAATACTTTAAACGAAGCACTGATCGAACTGGTGGAAGCGGGGAAAATACCGCGAGATACCTATGAAAAGTTCTATCGAGCCTCTTATCTTAGAGATCAGGCTGAACTTTTGGCCCCAGTTACAACGGGAGGGAAGTTCTCACATCTGTTTCATGTGGACCGTTTTGAAACATATAATGTAGATGTACCAGCAGTCGTTCAGTTTAAAAGGGATAACAATACATCTGAATATGCGCACCAGCTGGCCAATTTCGTGCGAGCTTATACGGAAAGTGACCTGTACGATGCCTTGGCAACTACGGATCATTCTACTCAGCTTGTGGAAGACGTCTACATGCGAATTGAAGAGATTATCTACCAATCACCAAAGCACTACGAATTCCAATTTCACTGCCACGCAATACTTCTGACATACTTGGGTGATCAAGGCAGATAG
- a CDS encoding nuclear transport factor 2 family protein, whose translation MNKQHDLLKSVGTYFDALYFCDTKMLDAVFHKTSSLFDADEGRLFVEPIESYIRDVGSRTSPASKGQEREDEVLLIDWLSPISATVKVRLRFHQNVFVDHLGFVKGEEGWKIVSKIWHLENVREEAGSA comes from the coding sequence ATGAACAAACAACACGACCTGCTAAAATCTGTAGGAACATATTTCGACGCGCTCTACTTTTGTGACACAAAGATGCTCGATGCAGTTTTCCATAAAACCTCCAGCCTTTTCGATGCTGATGAAGGGAGGCTGTTCGTTGAACCCATTGAAAGCTATATCCGCGATGTTGGCTCCCGTACTTCCCCCGCGAGCAAAGGGCAAGAACGGGAGGATGAGGTCCTTCTGATAGATTGGCTTTCCCCCATCAGTGCCACTGTTAAGGTCAGATTACGGTTTCACCAAAACGTGTTTGTTGACCACCTTGGATTTGTGAAGGGGGAAGAAGGGTGGAAAATTGTCTCAAAAATCTGGCACCTTGAAAACGTTAGGGAAGAGGCTGGAAGCGCTTAA
- a CDS encoding amidase: MTTSNPNKPQQSLFFRAEDAARRGIDRVMDLDEKEASKIFTRFDAQKIMAQARALDKSASRFASRPALLGKTVSVKDLFEEEGEVTSAGSPYYLSRYPAGKDARVIARVKAAGALPFGRTSMSELAYSGLGLNPYWGHPANAIDPKRIAGGSSSGAALSVAYGLCDGALGTDTGGSIRVPAALNGIFGFKPTRQSVPMDDVFPLASSFDCAGPLASSLDLCAELYGVISAQPRPAAQYDRVEGLRIGLLETVMMEDLDCKVASDFHRSVEKLKAAGAEITSVEAPILVEALEAMRMLVGAEAYAVHQAHIEGLKQLGDEDIMSRLQRGETFNAQQLSQAQTLRQQAIEAYETLAADYDVLIAPTVAAAAPTIAEALEDFATHNLRMLRNSSIINLVDGCAATVPMHEQGTLGTGFMVIGAARSDWKVLELAALISEEVTPGSGC; this comes from the coding sequence ATGACCACTTCAAACCCTAACAAGCCCCAGCAAAGTCTTTTCTTTCGCGCAGAAGATGCTGCGCGGCGTGGCATTGACAGGGTTATGGACCTTGATGAAAAGGAAGCCTCCAAAATTTTCACCCGATTTGATGCGCAGAAGATCATGGCTCAAGCGCGGGCCTTGGACAAGAGCGCTAGCCGTTTTGCCTCCCGCCCCGCTTTGCTTGGTAAAACAGTTTCCGTCAAAGACCTTTTTGAAGAAGAGGGCGAAGTGACAAGCGCGGGGTCTCCCTACTACCTCTCCCGCTATCCGGCGGGCAAGGATGCTCGCGTTATTGCGCGGGTGAAAGCCGCCGGCGCTTTGCCGTTTGGCCGCACATCCATGAGTGAATTGGCTTATTCTGGTCTGGGGCTTAACCCTTACTGGGGCCACCCTGCCAATGCCATTGATCCGAAACGGATTGCCGGTGGCTCGTCTTCCGGTGCTGCGTTGAGTGTCGCCTATGGCTTGTGTGATGGAGCACTGGGTACTGACACAGGTGGTTCCATTCGTGTTCCAGCAGCACTGAATGGAATTTTCGGCTTCAAACCTACACGCCAATCTGTTCCCATGGATGATGTTTTCCCTCTTGCCAGCTCGTTTGATTGTGCTGGCCCTCTTGCCAGCAGTCTGGACCTGTGCGCAGAGCTGTATGGGGTCATCAGTGCGCAGCCGCGCCCTGCCGCTCAGTATGATCGTGTGGAAGGGCTTCGCATCGGCCTGCTTGAAACGGTGATGATGGAAGATCTCGATTGTAAGGTTGCCAGTGATTTTCACCGTTCAGTTGAGAAACTAAAAGCCGCTGGAGCCGAGATCACTTCAGTAGAAGCACCGATCCTCGTGGAAGCGCTTGAAGCCATGCGTATGTTGGTTGGAGCGGAAGCCTATGCTGTGCACCAAGCACATATAGAGGGGTTAAAGCAGCTGGGGGATGAGGATATCATGTCCCGCCTGCAACGGGGTGAAACTTTCAATGCCCAGCAGCTATCGCAGGCGCAAACACTGCGCCAGCAGGCTATTGAGGCCTATGAGACGCTGGCGGCTGACTATGATGTGTTGATCGCACCAACGGTTGCCGCCGCAGCGCCAACCATTGCAGAAGCTCTGGAGGATTTTGCAACACATAATCTGCGTATGCTGCGCAACTCCTCCATTATCAATCTGGTGGATGGCTGTGCTGCCACAGTCCCAATGCATGAGCAAGGTACACTTGGAACCGGATTTATGGTGATAGGAGCAGCACGCAGCGACTGGAAAGTTCTTGAGCTGGCGGCTTTGATTTCCGAAGAAGTGACTCCCGGCAGCGGCTGTTAA
- a CDS encoding formate/nitrite transporter family protein: MSYLPPPEFVGKMVDAGQQKVLMSTRDTLIRAFMAGAILALAAAFAVTITVQTGQPLVGAILFPVGFCLLYLLGFDLLTGVFTLAPLALIAKRPGVTPQGIMRNWGLVFCGNFAGAFTVAVMMAIIFTFGFSEAPNAVGQKIGTIGEGRTVGYANHGAAGMLTLFIRGVLCNWMVSTGVVAAMMSTSVSGKVIAMWMPIMLFFYMGFEHSIVNMFLFPSGLMLGGDFSVMDYLLWNEIPTVIGNLVGGLAFVGLTLYATHLPRAAKHSEPAADGYAAPAE, translated from the coding sequence ATGTCTTACTTACCTCCCCCCGAGTTTGTTGGTAAAATGGTTGATGCCGGACAGCAAAAAGTCCTGATGTCGACACGAGATACCTTGATCCGCGCGTTTATGGCTGGTGCAATTCTAGCCCTAGCTGCGGCCTTCGCAGTAACCATTACCGTGCAAACGGGCCAGCCATTGGTTGGTGCCATCCTGTTTCCCGTTGGCTTTTGTCTTCTTTACCTATTGGGCTTTGACCTGCTCACCGGGGTATTCACCCTTGCGCCCCTTGCCCTTATCGCCAAGCGCCCCGGCGTGACCCCGCAGGGGATTATGCGGAACTGGGGACTGGTGTTTTGCGGCAACTTTGCCGGAGCCTTTACCGTGGCAGTGATGATGGCCATCATCTTTACCTTCGGGTTTTCCGAGGCTCCAAACGCAGTGGGGCAAAAAATCGGCACCATTGGTGAAGGACGCACAGTAGGATATGCAAACCACGGCGCTGCTGGCATGCTGACTTTGTTTATCCGCGGGGTTTTATGTAACTGGATGGTCTCAACAGGCGTTGTAGCGGCGATGATGTCCACCTCCGTTTCAGGCAAAGTCATCGCCATGTGGATGCCCATTATGCTGTTCTTCTATATGGGATTCGAGCATTCCATTGTAAACATGTTCCTGTTTCCATCCGGTCTGATGCTTGGTGGTGATTTCTCCGTCATGGATTATCTGCTCTGGAACGAGATTCCCACGGTCATCGGAAACCTTGTGGGTGGTTTGGCTTTTGTTGGCTTAACCTTATACGCAACACACCTTCCACGCGCTGCTAAGCACTCAGAACCTGCTGCTGATGGCTACGCTGCCCCTGCTGAATAA
- the ftrA gene encoding transcriptional regulator FtrA — MIGENAPRRAAPNLREKMPKRDARDFRSSPVRVAALVYDNLCTFEYGIVCEVFGLPRPELGGDLYHLSTVAVESGPIRVVGGILVEASGTQEDLLKADLIVVPGWKGKDEPVPEVLCQIISSAHARGARLLSICSGSYVLAASGVLDGKRATTHWQYAQHFSEKFPKVSVETNDLYVDEGNIITSAGSSAGIDACLHVVRKDYGSKVANSVARRLVMHAHRQGGQAQFIEQPVPKDTNKHSLSMLMDRLRENLSDLHDIETMARVAQMSSRTFQRKFLALTGTPAKQWLIQERVARSCSLLETTKLALETISYEVGFPNAEAMRYHFKQSLGVTPKEYRRVFSAKYNNVYV; from the coding sequence ATGATAGGTGAGAATGCGCCACGCCGTGCTGCGCCAAATTTGAGGGAAAAAATGCCAAAACGAGATGCGAGAGACTTTCGGAGCTCACCAGTTCGTGTTGCTGCTTTGGTCTATGACAACCTGTGTACTTTTGAATATGGCATAGTGTGCGAGGTATTTGGTTTGCCACGGCCGGAACTGGGCGGAGACCTCTATCACCTCTCCACCGTGGCAGTTGAAAGTGGCCCCATCCGCGTAGTTGGCGGTATACTGGTTGAAGCTTCGGGTACTCAAGAAGACTTGTTGAAGGCTGACTTGATTGTTGTTCCTGGATGGAAGGGGAAGGATGAACCCGTTCCGGAAGTACTTTGCCAGATAATCAGCTCTGCCCATGCTCGCGGAGCAAGGTTACTCTCTATTTGTTCAGGGTCTTATGTTCTGGCAGCATCAGGGGTTCTGGATGGAAAGCGCGCCACAACCCACTGGCAGTACGCGCAACATTTTAGTGAAAAGTTTCCTAAAGTGAGCGTTGAAACCAATGACCTTTATGTAGATGAGGGGAACATCATAACCTCTGCTGGAAGTTCAGCGGGAATTGATGCCTGCCTGCACGTTGTGAGGAAGGATTATGGTTCGAAAGTAGCCAATTCCGTAGCTCGCCGTCTTGTCATGCACGCACACCGGCAAGGTGGGCAGGCACAGTTTATCGAACAGCCCGTGCCAAAGGACACAAACAAACACAGCCTTTCAATGCTCATGGACCGTCTTCGTGAAAACTTGTCGGACCTTCACGATATTGAGACCATGGCTCGCGTTGCTCAAATGTCCTCAAGAACGTTTCAGAGGAAGTTTCTCGCACTCACTGGCACTCCTGCCAAACAGTGGCTGATACAGGAGCGGGTGGCCAGATCCTGTAGTTTGTTGGAAACGACAAAATTGGCATTAGAAACGATCAGCTATGAAGTGGGGTTTCCAAATGCCGAGGCAATGCGTTACCACTTCAAACAGTCCCTTGGAGTAACGCCGAAAGAATACAGAAGAGTTTTTTCTGCAAAATATAATAATGTGTATGTGTAA
- a CDS encoding DUF6500 family protein: protein MRDSLREKIVNVCNSKIAQKGEKVGLSFYAFFANKNDDPDRLMEAAEWWIMTHKLDHFEKAVKIKEMVLSGK from the coding sequence ATGAGAGACAGCCTCAGAGAGAAAATCGTTAATGTCTGCAACAGTAAGATTGCTCAAAAAGGGGAGAAGGTGGGCCTTTCCTTCTATGCGTTTTTTGCCAATAAAAACGATGATCCCGACCGTCTTATGGAAGCAGCAGAATGGTGGATCATGACCCATAAGCTTGACCACTTTGAAAAAGCAGTCAAGATTAAGGAAATGGTTCTGTCGGGTAAGTAA
- a CDS encoding DEAD/DEAH box helicase, with protein sequence MTLHEGVAPALATALEERGYTSLTPVQSSVLEADADGKDLLVSAQTGSGKTVAFGLAIAPELLADQNELQSTKEPLALVVAPTRELALQVSKELEWLYRPAKARIATCVGGMDMRKERRNLAGGIHIVVGTPGRLRDHIERGSFATKSLRTVVLDEADEMLDMGFREDLEFILGAAPESRRTLMFSATVPKQIANLAKQYQKDALRISTVSEREQHQDIEYRALQVAPNDRENAIINVLRYYEAQNTIIFAGTREMVKHLSSRLGNRGFSVVALSGELSQNERNHALQAMRSGRARVCVATDVAARGIDLPNLDLVIHADLPTNSDTFLHRSGRTGRAGRKGVCTLIVPHTRRRSAVRLLGFAKVKADWAPAPTATEIVDKDRQRLFASDVLTTAPNEDEAPAVKELLEKFGADNIAAAYLRQLQKDLPAPEELLAGGGDFTEERKSRNKFEDGVWFRMNVGRKHNADPRWLLPMICRAGHVSKQDIGSIRIFDADSRVELPGNLADKFAEAIKTHGTGEKNITITRIEGNPDRGGSGRRPPRKNFKGGGERGGFNRKGGGGGDRHRKGGNGNRDRREGGKRGGGERGERRSAAPES encoded by the coding sequence ATGACACTTCACGAAGGGGTTGCCCCAGCGCTTGCCACAGCCTTGGAAGAGCGCGGCTACACCAGTTTGACACCCGTCCAGTCCTCTGTTTTGGAAGCGGATGCGGATGGAAAAGATCTTCTAGTTTCAGCTCAAACCGGATCCGGTAAAACCGTTGCATTCGGTCTGGCGATCGCACCAGAATTGCTTGCGGACCAGAATGAGCTGCAGTCTACAAAAGAGCCACTTGCTCTTGTTGTTGCACCAACCCGCGAATTGGCACTTCAGGTCAGTAAAGAACTTGAGTGGCTTTACCGTCCAGCCAAAGCGCGTATTGCAACGTGCGTTGGCGGCATGGATATGCGCAAAGAACGCCGCAACCTTGCTGGCGGAATCCATATTGTTGTTGGCACACCTGGCCGTCTGCGCGATCACATCGAACGCGGTTCTTTTGCCACCAAAAGCCTGCGCACTGTGGTTCTGGATGAAGCCGATGAAATGTTGGACATGGGCTTCCGCGAAGATCTGGAGTTCATTCTTGGTGCAGCGCCGGAATCTCGCCGTACATTGATGTTCTCCGCAACTGTTCCAAAGCAGATTGCCAACCTTGCCAAACAGTACCAGAAAGACGCCCTGCGTATTTCCACTGTTTCCGAGCGTGAGCAGCATCAGGACATCGAATACCGCGCCCTGCAGGTTGCTCCGAACGACCGCGAAAATGCGATCATCAACGTTCTTCGCTACTATGAAGCACAGAACACGATCATTTTCGCCGGAACTCGCGAGATGGTGAAACACCTGTCCTCCCGTTTGGGCAACCGTGGTTTCTCCGTTGTTGCACTGTCTGGTGAACTGAGCCAGAACGAGCGTAACCACGCACTTCAAGCAATGCGCAGTGGCCGTGCCCGCGTTTGTGTGGCAACCGATGTTGCTGCCCGCGGTATTGATCTGCCGAACCTTGATCTCGTGATCCACGCGGACTTGCCAACCAACTCCGACACCTTCTTGCACCGTTCTGGCCGTACAGGCCGTGCTGGCCGTAAAGGTGTGTGTACCCTCATCGTACCACACACACGTCGCCGCTCAGCTGTTCGCCTTCTGGGCTTTGCAAAGGTGAAAGCGGATTGGGCTCCAGCTCCAACTGCAACCGAAATTGTAGACAAAGACCGTCAACGTCTCTTTGCTTCTGATGTGCTGACAACAGCGCCGAATGAAGACGAAGCACCAGCAGTAAAAGAACTTCTTGAAAAGTTCGGCGCTGACAACATTGCAGCGGCATATTTGCGCCAGCTGCAAAAAGACCTTCCAGCTCCTGAAGAGCTGCTGGCAGGCGGCGGCGACTTTACAGAAGAGCGCAAGTCTCGCAATAAGTTCGAAGACGGCGTCTGGTTCCGCATGAACGTTGGTCGCAAGCACAATGCCGACCCGCGTTGGTTGCTGCCAATGATCTGCCGTGCCGGCCATGTATCCAAACAGGATATCGGCTCTATCCGCATCTTTGACGCTGATAGCCGTGTAGAACTTCCAGGCAATCTGGCAGACAAGTTCGCTGAAGCGATCAAAACCCACGGCACTGGTGAGAAAAACATCACCATTACCCGTATTGAAGGTAATCCTGACCGTGGTGGCAGCGGACGTCGGCCACCTCGCAAGAACTTCAAGGGTGGCGGAGAACGTGGCGGCTTCAACCGCAAAGGTGGTGGTGGTGGTGATCGCCACCGCAAAGGCGGCAATGGCAACCGTGATCGCCGTGAAGGCGGAAAACGTGGCGGCGGTGAACGTGGTGAGCGTCGCTCAGCTGCTCCTGAAAGCTAA